Proteins encoded in a region of the Bombiscardovia apis genome:
- a CDS encoding S8 family serine peptidase, with protein sequence MRKSWGQFVAILAAIATLMVACVGLPGRAYAVGDAVSGRGHVAPEIERADGSVVAFIKVKASSGIERKLQTKAQLDMQRSGLSETQKEDKAKQNGRATAQQAEQVADSTFAQLQSLNPSAVKLYTTGSAISGVAVKADAQALRTLAEQSPSVASVTRVTAMEPLNKNSGAQPQGGSEPQLYNESVGHIGAVDAWAQTGHTGQGVNIAVIDTGLDYTHVDFGGPGTTAAYQTASASTANPLTDPSIRPLVDASKYKGGHDFAGSAYQSSSDVPAPDDNPIDGAASAHGTHVAGIAAGYGVKTDSTRFSGDYTQLTSADTDNMKIAPGSAPKAGIYALKVFGDHGGTTGLSTQAIDWVVQHNLSAPLADKISVVSLSLGAIFGQTDCSEIDAINALASDGVLTVAAAGNNGDLTDSTGSPASAKSALSVAASWTLGPAQDAVASFTSRGLHGSYDGTNKPDVSAPGQYIISASSQTGTNSVMKSGTSMATPYTSGTAALVYEAHPGWSGAQVKQQIINTADHDVTYTGGAYGPVRVGTGRIDALAAVNNTVHASGPDAQVVSVGFGIAQVPQTGYSDSKVITVTNTDSQSHSYQLAYQPRTSSPGVNYSLSTTNLTVPAGSSAQFSVDLSISDQSLMRKTRDPSQAAQFDSEHTSYVSDATGIVELTPTGPPSTGATSLRVAVAVAPKPISETSTVYKQRIDGSRQLEVSGHGLNQGADEETYKSQVAPMVLGAESPVKNTHFTHFRHLLDSGDIRAIGHSSTAPQLADPSQGMVSFGVVTDKAWGRVGDEYLVQPEVYLDTNNDGQADYVITATNLTTNNSRLDSAKAVTYQLDASGHRMARVNTESIDDAFISDSHQMVLSTKLSALGFTATDTQASIAYKVDVASGYAYSAVDSAGSFVQTVFDAYHPSLWFGSNAASGSGQTFFDEQDGEKIPAHTAPLQGGNDKVLLLHTLGLAPVASTDAPVIDIVNLSTVDASALRAEVAICTGLNASAYTPASWASLQTALTQAQTVLGNVDASQAEVNQALANLQAARSALVPVTPPANKTLLQNEVTASSALQQADYTAASWAPFATALAAAQSVLADANTTQNQVDAALTTLQSARSGLVLKPVTNKTQLQAEINTSVALVQADYTPATWAPFATALADAQSVFADTDATQQQVDAAYAALHSARTALGIIPANTTLLQAEVNASTGVIQSDYTAASWALFASNLVAAQGVLAAANPTQSQVDAAYNSLHTARLALSPVPANKTALQTEVNTSVALAQSDYTAVSWTPFAAALADAQAALANAAALQSQVDAAYAALSQARNGLVHVQTVSKTQLQAEVNAATALVESDYTPASWSQVATALSTAQTVLANPVASQQQIDSAYTALNTARLALVLTQVNKAQLQAEVNASAVLVQSDYTPASWAPFTAALSAAQTVLANANAPQSQVDAAYTALNTARQALVLVQANKTQLQAEVTASAVLVQADYTAASWTPFASALSAAQLVLANANATQSQVDAAYTTLSAARTALVQVQTVNKAQLQAEVTVASGLVAGDYTQNTWTPFAAALSAAQSVLADATATQAQVDAAYNTLAQARGALVPVPVVNKTLLQAEVASALTLVRSDYVASSWPAFASALSNAQAVLADAAATQAQVNAALTSLQNTRAALVPVPVVNKAALQAEVTIVQTLVRSDYTPASWSALATALTSAQSVLADAAATQNQVDAALTSLQGARAALVPVANKALLQAEVAVAGAHSQADYTATSWSAFATALASAQAVLADADATQNQVDAALTRLQSATAALQLKPTQPPVQPIQPGPVQPGPVQPGPVQPGPVQPVQPTPPPTQPVQPTPEQPGPEGPKQPEQPGPVQPGQDDPKKPGSGSEPEGNQEPGSKDHPSGSGLHPESGNTEQPTPSPGPAAGNGQAPQQGPSQAQPQAQPAAPASVPAPAAAQLVSALAAASSSAESSSADSEAAASAPTEQTPDPKDAPKITPKSYDNSADESEEDGRRTPYGAADSAEESSSSSSSSSRTPLVAALVTILAAAALFLVYRHNRGPSKPSGPTTSGM encoded by the coding sequence GTGCGCAAAAGCTGGGGACAGTTCGTTGCAATTTTGGCAGCCATTGCCACGCTCATGGTGGCTTGCGTTGGGTTGCCTGGCCGAGCATACGCTGTGGGCGATGCAGTGAGTGGCCGTGGCCATGTAGCGCCAGAGATAGAGCGTGCCGATGGTTCCGTAGTGGCCTTTATTAAGGTGAAGGCATCGAGCGGCATCGAGCGCAAGTTGCAAACCAAGGCCCAGCTCGACATGCAGCGCTCAGGCTTAAGTGAAACTCAGAAAGAAGATAAGGCCAAGCAGAATGGTCGGGCTACGGCTCAGCAGGCTGAGCAGGTGGCCGATTCGACTTTTGCGCAGCTGCAATCGTTGAACCCTTCTGCTGTAAAGCTTTACACCACGGGTAGCGCCATTAGCGGCGTGGCAGTTAAGGCAGATGCGCAGGCATTGCGGACGCTGGCAGAGCAGTCTCCTTCAGTGGCTAGTGTGACGCGCGTGACTGCGATGGAGCCTTTGAATAAGAACTCGGGAGCCCAGCCCCAGGGCGGTTCAGAGCCTCAGTTGTATAACGAGAGTGTAGGGCATATTGGTGCGGTAGATGCGTGGGCCCAGACTGGACACACCGGCCAAGGTGTGAATATCGCTGTAATCGATACCGGCTTAGACTATACACACGTTGATTTTGGCGGTCCGGGCACTACTGCGGCATACCAAACTGCTAGCGCTTCTACTGCAAATCCTCTAACGGATCCAAGCATTAGGCCACTTGTGGATGCCAGCAAGTATAAGGGTGGTCATGACTTTGCCGGCTCTGCTTATCAAAGCTCCAGCGACGTTCCCGCTCCTGACGACAACCCTATAGACGGTGCCGCATCTGCTCACGGTACTCACGTGGCTGGTATTGCTGCGGGCTATGGTGTAAAGACAGATTCCACTAGATTCTCAGGCGACTATACGCAGCTCACTTCTGCGGATACAGACAATATGAAAATTGCGCCAGGTAGCGCACCGAAGGCTGGCATATATGCTCTCAAAGTGTTTGGCGACCATGGCGGCACTACAGGGCTGAGCACACAAGCTATCGACTGGGTGGTCCAGCACAATTTGAGCGCTCCTTTGGCAGATAAGATTTCGGTCGTTTCGCTCTCGTTGGGAGCTATCTTTGGCCAGACGGATTGCTCGGAGATTGATGCTATTAATGCCCTTGCTAGCGATGGCGTACTCACTGTGGCGGCCGCTGGAAATAATGGCGATTTAACAGATTCAACTGGCTCTCCGGCTTCTGCCAAGTCTGCCTTGTCTGTGGCCGCGAGCTGGACGCTTGGGCCTGCGCAAGACGCGGTAGCTTCGTTCACCTCCCGCGGTCTACACGGTTCTTACGACGGAACTAATAAGCCAGATGTGAGCGCCCCGGGCCAATACATCATATCCGCTAGCTCACAGACGGGCACGAATAGTGTCATGAAGTCTGGCACCTCGATGGCTACTCCTTATACTTCTGGCACTGCGGCCTTGGTGTATGAGGCTCACCCGGGTTGGTCCGGGGCCCAGGTGAAGCAGCAGATTATCAATACTGCCGATCACGATGTCACGTATACGGGCGGCGCTTATGGGCCTGTCAGAGTCGGTACCGGGCGTATCGATGCCTTGGCAGCCGTCAATAATACAGTGCATGCTTCCGGACCTGATGCGCAGGTAGTTAGCGTAGGTTTTGGCATTGCCCAAGTGCCGCAGACCGGCTACTCGGATAGCAAAGTGATAACGGTTACCAATACCGATTCGCAAAGCCATAGCTACCAGCTGGCGTATCAGCCCAGGACGAGTAGCCCCGGAGTGAACTATTCGCTGAGCACCACTAACCTGACAGTGCCGGCCGGTAGCAGCGCGCAGTTTAGCGTTGATCTGAGCATTAGCGACCAAAGTTTGATGCGCAAGACTAGGGACCCTTCCCAAGCAGCGCAGTTCGATTCCGAGCATACGAGCTATGTGAGCGACGCGACTGGTATTGTTGAACTCACACCAACTGGCCCGCCTTCTACTGGGGCAACTAGCTTACGAGTGGCTGTGGCAGTAGCGCCTAAGCCGATTTCCGAGACCAGCACGGTCTACAAGCAGCGCATTGATGGCAGCCGTCAGCTTGAGGTGAGCGGTCACGGACTGAATCAAGGTGCGGACGAGGAAACCTACAAATCGCAGGTAGCTCCTATGGTCCTCGGTGCTGAAAGTCCAGTAAAAAACACTCATTTCACCCACTTTAGGCATCTTTTAGATTCTGGTGACATTCGGGCTATCGGTCACTCTTCTACTGCCCCGCAGCTTGCCGACCCCTCGCAGGGCATGGTGAGCTTCGGTGTTGTGACGGATAAGGCTTGGGGCCGCGTTGGAGATGAGTACCTTGTTCAACCGGAAGTCTACTTGGATACGAACAACGATGGCCAAGCAGATTATGTGATTACAGCTACTAATTTGACAACAAATAATTCGCGGCTAGATTCTGCGAAGGCTGTGACCTACCAGCTTGACGCTAGTGGGCATCGTATGGCGCGGGTCAATACGGAGAGTATTGATGACGCTTTTATATCGGACTCCCACCAGATGGTGCTCAGTACGAAGCTCTCGGCTTTGGGCTTCACTGCCACCGACACGCAGGCCAGCATTGCTTATAAGGTTGATGTCGCTTCTGGTTATGCGTATAGCGCGGTCGACTCGGCTGGTAGCTTCGTGCAGACCGTTTTCGATGCCTACCATCCTTCCCTCTGGTTCGGTTCGAACGCAGCAAGCGGTTCTGGTCAGACTTTCTTCGACGAGCAAGATGGAGAAAAGATTCCTGCCCACACTGCCCCTCTGCAGGGCGGCAACGACAAGGTTTTGCTGCTTCACACGCTGGGCCTTGCCCCCGTTGCTTCCACCGATGCTCCAGTGATCGACATCGTGAACCTTTCGACGGTCGACGCTTCCGCACTGCGGGCTGAGGTAGCTATTTGCACTGGTCTAAATGCCAGCGCTTACACGCCTGCTTCCTGGGCGAGCTTGCAGACCGCTTTGACTCAGGCACAAACGGTCTTGGGTAATGTGGACGCTAGCCAAGCAGAAGTTAACCAGGCTTTGGCGAATCTTCAAGCTGCGCGCTCTGCTCTGGTTCCCGTGACGCCTCCGGCCAACAAGACGCTCTTGCAAAATGAGGTGACAGCTTCGAGCGCCTTACAGCAGGCTGACTATACGGCAGCATCGTGGGCACCGTTTGCCACCGCTTTGGCTGCGGCTCAGTCAGTCTTGGCCGATGCTAATACCACACAAAACCAGGTCGACGCTGCTCTTACTACTTTGCAGTCAGCCCGCTCGGGCCTGGTACTTAAGCCAGTTACGAACAAAACCCAGCTTCAAGCAGAGATTAATACATCGGTTGCTTTAGTGCAGGCTGACTACACGCCTGCTACTTGGGCACCATTCGCCACTGCTTTAGCTGATGCCCAGTCAGTCTTCGCAGACACGGACGCTACCCAGCAGCAAGTCGACGCTGCTTACGCAGCCCTCCACTCTGCTCGCACAGCTCTTGGCATAATTCCAGCCAATACCACGCTCTTGCAAGCTGAGGTCAATGCTTCAACTGGCGTGATTCAGTCTGATTACACGGCTGCTTCTTGGGCTCTGTTTGCAAGCAATCTAGTTGCAGCTCAAGGGGTGTTGGCTGCCGCGAATCCGACGCAGTCCCAAGTCGATGCTGCTTACAACAGTTTGCATACAGCTCGCTTGGCCCTAAGCCCTGTGCCAGCTAATAAGACGGCCTTGCAAACTGAAGTTAACACGTCGGTTGCTTTGGCTCAGTCTGATTACACGGCGGTTTCGTGGACTCCCTTTGCGGCAGCTTTGGCCGATGCTCAGGCTGCTTTAGCCAACGCAGCTGCCCTCCAGTCTCAGGTCGACGCTGCTTACGCTGCTCTATCTCAGGCCCGCAACGGCCTGGTGCACGTGCAGACGGTGAGCAAGACACAGCTGCAGGCTGAGGTCAATGCCGCGACTGCTTTGGTCGAGTCTGATTACACGCCCGCTTCTTGGTCTCAAGTGGCTACTGCCTTGTCTACTGCTCAAACAGTGCTGGCAAACCCGGTAGCTAGCCAGCAGCAGATAGATTCTGCCTACACCGCCTTGAATACGGCTCGCTTGGCTCTCGTACTGACGCAGGTCAATAAGGCTCAGTTACAAGCAGAGGTGAATGCTTCGGCTGTTCTAGTGCAGTCTGATTACACGCCCGCTTCTTGGGCTCCATTTACTGCTGCTTTGTCTGCTGCTCAGACTGTATTGGCGAACGCTAATGCTCCTCAATCTCAGGTCGACGCTGCTTACACTGCCTTGAACACGGCCAGGCAGGCTCTCGTGTTGGTGCAAGCTAACAAGACCCAACTACAAGCCGAGGTGACTGCATCAGCTGTTTTAGTGCAGGCTGACTACACCGCGGCCTCTTGGACTCCGTTTGCATCGGCTTTGTCTGCTGCTCAGTTAGTGCTAGCAAATGCTAATGCGACCCAGTCTCAAGTAGATGCGGCTTACACCACATTGAGCGCGGCCCGCACTGCTTTGGTGCAGGTGCAGACTGTCAACAAGGCCCAGCTCCAAGCCGAGGTCACTGTTGCTAGCGGTCTGGTGGCTGGAGACTATACGCAAAATACTTGGACTCCGTTCGCTGCTGCCCTGTCTGCTGCCCAGTCAGTACTTGCTGATGCGACCGCTACTCAAGCCCAGGTCGATGCTGCTTATAACACTTTGGCTCAGGCCCGTGGCGCTTTGGTGCCGGTACCGGTGGTCAACAAGACGCTGCTGCAGGCGGAAGTTGCCAGTGCGTTAACCTTGGTGCGCTCTGATTACGTCGCGTCTTCGTGGCCGGCGTTTGCCTCTGCCCTGTCTAATGCCCAGGCAGTGCTTGCTGATGCAGCCGCAACTCAGGCTCAGGTGAATGCTGCGCTAACGAGTTTGCAAAATACCCGAGCTGCTTTGGTGCCGGTGCCTGTAGTAAATAAGGCTGCGTTGCAGGCGGAAGTTACCATTGTGCAGACCTTGGTGCGTTCTGATTACACGCCGGCTTCTTGGTCAGCATTGGCTACTGCTTTGACTTCTGCTCAATCGGTGCTTGCTGATGCAGCCGCTACTCAGAACCAAGTGGATGCTGCGCTGACGAGTCTGCAAGGCGCTCGAGCTGCTTTGGTGCCGGTGGCTAATAAGGCCCTGTTGCAGGCAGAAGTGGCTGTCGCCGGTGCTCATAGCCAGGCTGATTACACTGCGACATCGTGGTCAGCATTCGCTACTGCTTTGGCTTCTGCTCAGGCGGTGCTTGCTGATGCCGATGCGACCCAGAACCAAGTAGATGCTGCACTTACTCGCTTGCAGTCTGCAACTGCGGCTCTGCAACTTAAGCCCACGCAGCCGCCGGTCCAGCCGATTCAGCCTGGTCCAGTGCAGCCCGGACCGGTCCAACCTGGCCCAGTGCAGCCTGGTCCGGTTCAGCCGGTTCAGCCTACCCCACCTCCTACTCAGCCGGTTCAGCCGACTCCTGAGCAGCCCGGTCCTGAGGGGCCAAAGCAGCCGGAGCAGCCTGGTCCGGTTCAGCCCGGCCAAGATGATCCTAAGAAGCCTGGCTCAGGTTCAGAACCAGAGGGGAACCAGGAACCGGGTTCGAAAGACCACCC